From the Methanoculleus caldifontis genome, the window GCGGAGGCGAACGAGTCCTACATCGCCGACCTGATCCATGGCGGGCGGGGCGGCATGCACTCGGTCAACTACACCGAGCTCATCAAGAGGACAGCCTACATCTTCATCGATGGCGGCTGGACGAAGATCACAGTGGCCGACGACGGCACGATCTCGATGGATGCACAGTCCGGGACTCCCATCACCAACGCGGGCAACATCTCCGCGACCCTCCGCCACCCGGCCAACCAGGTGGACCTGGACGGTGCCGGCTACCGGCTGAGCACCCAGGGTCTTGACGCGATCGTGCCCGCTTCCGGCGACTATGCGCTTGCCGCGATCGCTATGGACGGCGACCGGATGGGTATTATCGGCGCGATGCCGATCATGGTTCTCGGGAGTGCAGAACTGGGCTCGATCTCCGCCACGAGCGTGGTGCAGGGAGGAAGCATTACCGCGCAGTTCACGTCGCCCTGTGAGCGCCTCGGCGTGGTCCTGCTCCGCAACGTCGCCTACAACGGCACCGCGGTGATCGACGCGGCGACGCTCGGTGCGAACTCTCTCCAGGTGAACCTCACCTACAACGGCATCCCCGCGACCCAGAAACTCATCGGCGACATCTACGTCAGCCCGAGCAGCGGGAAGTATGTCGTGGCGAACACCAACCAGGCCACGATCTCGACAGCGGGACTGGATGCCGGCACCTACCGGGTCTACATGGTCGGGCTGAGCGCGAGCGGAACGATGCAGGCCTATGGCCAGCACACGCTCCAGATCACCCCGGTCGGGAGCATTGCCGTCACGTCCGTCCCCACGGGTGCGACGATCTACCTCGACGGAGCGGACACGGGCGTCGTGACGAACGGAACGCTCCCCGGTGTTCCGGTCGGGACCCACAACGTCACGGTGACGCTGGCCGGCTATAACCCTGCCTCCTCGCAGGTGACGGTCGCCGCCGGTCAGACCGCTACGGCTCACTTCGCTCTTACCCCTGTTGCAGAGACGGGGAGCATCGCCGTCACGTCCGCCCCCACGGGTGCGGTAATTTACCTTGACGGAACAGCTACCGGTGTTGTGACGAACGGGGTTCTGACCGGCGTCCCGGTCGGGACCCACACCGTTGCGGTGTCGCTGGGCGGATATAACCCCGCCTCCTCGCAGGTGACTGTCGTTGCCAACCAGACCGTTGCGGTCCACTTTGCCCTGAGCCCCAGCGGCGGCGGCGGTGGCGGCGGCGGTGGCAGCAGCAGCAGCCGCACGACCTCCTACACCGACGCAGGCACGCTCTCGGTCAGCAGCTCGGGCACCGTCATCCGGTCCATCATCGTTAACGCCAACGACCAGGTCGGAAACCTGTTCGTCCCGGTCGGCGTGAAGGCGCTCGATGCCAACGGCAAGCCGCTCACCAGCATCGCCTTCAGCCCCCTCGCTGAGGACGAGGTGCCGGGGATCCCGTCTGGCTCGGTCTTCCGGTTTGCCGGCTACGCCTACGAGGCCGGTCCTTCCGGCGCCACGTTCAACCCGGGCATCACCCTGACGTTGAACATCCCCGACGACGTCTGGGAGACGCTCGACCTCACCGACACCCAGCTGAAGCTGATGTGGTACAACCAGGAGACCGGTCTCTGGGAAGAGATCGAAGCAACTGTCTCTCCGGAGACGAAGACCGTGAAAGCAACGGTTACGCACTTCAGCGTCTACGCGCTCTTCACCGAGACAGTGACGACGCCGGTCACCCCGACCGAGACGCCGACCACGGTCTCGCCGACGACGCAGCCCACGACGCCTCCGGCGGCAGAGCAGCCCGCTGAAGGGCTGCCCATGACGACGATCCTTGCTATCTTTGCGGTCGTCGTCATCATCGCAGCGGCCGGATACTTCTTCATGATGCGGAAGTAATCCGCTCAACCCTTTTTTTGCGCCTGAAGGCGATCGTTTGCAGTGCGATCTTCCGGGCTACCTCCCGGACCCGTGCAGCCACGTGCCTGGACTTCTTTCCTCCGGCATTGCCGGGCGTCGCCGCACCGGCAGTTTGCCATACGTGTGCGGCACCCCATCCGCCGGACCCATCGCGGTGTTCCTGAGCGAGTTCTCCGCCCTGTTATGAGCCCGATCCCGGACGGTCCTCCCGGAACCGGCGGTGTGGGTGGGGGCCGGTTATTCCGGCATACCGCTGGCTACAGCGCTGAAGCTCTGCTCGGGGAAGGCTATCTGGTTAAGAAGGCTGCAAGAATCAGGTGATCATCTGGATGCCCGGCGTAGCCGGTCCCGGGCCGATTTAAACCCTAAATTTCCATTTTCTGGTCCGGGGTAAACTTTATTTACGCCAAGAAGCATCGTCCACCGCATGAAGAGAATGTTTGGTATCCTTGCGCTCATGGTGGTCGCAAGCCTCATGATCGCGGGGTGTGTGCAGCCTGCGGGCAACGAGACGGGGACTCCCGGCGCAACCCCTACACCGACACTGGCGGCCGAGACCCCGGTATTCACTACACCGGGGCAGGCCGAGACGCCGATGACGACACCGGTTGAGACACCGGTTGAGACACCGATTGAAACACCGGTAGAGACGCCGATGACGACGCCGGTTGGGAATGAGACACCTGCGGCCACGCCCGCGGGCGTAACGGAGACCCCGCCGGGACCACCGGCAGCCGTGGTCGCTGACGAGCTCATCTCCATCACGGACGGCGGATTCTCGCCGAGTTCGGTCACCGTTCCTTCCGGGACCACGGTGGGCTGGACCAACGATGCCAGCACAAACCAGACCGTCACGGCGACCGGGACTATGGGCTTCTTTGACTCCGGCCTGCTCGCGCCCGGTGACTCGTTCACCTACCCCTTCACCGCAACGGGCAACTACACCTACACGTCACAGACATCAGGGTTCGCCGGAGAGATCATCGTCACTGTTAACACATCCTGATCCCTTTTTCATGCTGGCAGGTCATGGGGGGCGTCAAACCCCCTACGACCGCCGGTATGCTGTGGCTGCCCTTACGAGCCCTTCAGCAAATCCTTCCGTGAAATAAGCGTGGGTGTACTGCCCTATCGTATTCTGGACCACGAGCCCGTCCCTGCCGCCGTCGATCCCGCGACCCCTGAGAAGTTCCAGGGCGAACCGGGCGTCCGGGGCGCAGTCGAGTCTTGAATAGTGGAACTCGTGGCCCCGGACAAGGGAGCCGGGCGCGAGGGCCGGTCCACCGCCGACTACCCGGGCCTCCACGTAGCCGAGGCCCTGGATACGGTTCGTCATTGCGGCGTCTGCCGGGAGGACCCCGGCCATCGGAAAGTCGCCATCGCCGGTGGCGAGTTTCTCCGCGAGGTAGACGAGCCCGCCGCACTCGGCATAGACCGGCATGCCGTCGTCGACCGCCCACCGGATGTCCTCCCGGCACCGGGAGGCCGCGAGCGCTGCCGCATGGAGTTCCGGGTAGCCCCCGCCGAGGTAGAGGGCATCCACGTCCGGGAGCCGGTCGGATGCCGGGGAGAAGGAGATCAGGTCCGCCCCGGCCCGCCTGAGCCGGTCGAGGTTGTCGGGATAGTAGAAGCAGAACGCCGCGTCATCGGCGACGCCGATCCGGATCCCGACCTCCCGGCGATCCGGGACTTCCGGCGCCGCCGGGAGGGGCGGGGCGGACCGCGCGAGGTCCAGGATCCCGGAGACGTTGCAGACCTCTTCCACCACCGGCCCGAACTGTGCGAGCGCGTCGGTCTCGGCGGCCATCGCGAGCCCCAGGTGCCGGCTCGCGACCGCGAGATCGCTTCGCCGGGGAATCCACCCGTAGACCGGGAGGCTCTGCGTGGCCTCGATCAACGCCCGGTGGCGGGGGCTTCCGATCCGGTTGAAGACGACCCCGGCGACCCGGACCTCCGGGTCGAACCCGGCGTACCCCCGGACCGTCGCATGGACGCTCCGCGACGCGCCCTTTGCATCTACGGCGAGAAGGGCCGGAGCATCGAGGATCTTCGCGACGTGGGCGGTGCTCGCCATATCGGTGCCGTCGAGGCCGTCGTAGAGCCCCATCACCCCTTCGACGACGGCGATGTCGGCCCCTCTGCATGCCCGCTGGAAGGTCTCCCGCACCCCCGCCTCACCCATCATGAAGGGGTCGAGGTTGCGCGACGTCCGGCCGCATATGGCCGAGTGGTGCGTGGGATCGATGAAGTCCGGGCCTACCTTGAAGGGCTGGACGGCGAGCCCGCGAGCGGCGAGCGCCGCCATCAGGCCGCTTGCGAGTGTTGTCTTGCCGCAGCCGCTCTGGGTTCCGGCGACGACGATTCGTGGGATCGGGCGCATAACCTTCCTACAGTGTTGAATACCGCAGAAGATAAATATGACCGGGGATAACCAGCATATGTCAGAATAACTTTCCCTAAAACAAATTAATTTGGATTTGCCGCCGGGACGGCGGCCAGGTGATCATCGTGCATATCATGGAAGGATTCTTACCCGGCCCCTGGTGGGAGATCTGGTTCCTCGTCTCCCTGCCATTCATCATCGTCGGACTGTACCAGCTCAATAATCTCGTGCGGGAGAAGCGGGAGACCCTGCCGCTCCTTGCAGTCGCAGGCGCGTTCGTCTTCGTCCTCTCCTCGCTCAAACTCCCCTCGTTCAACGGGAGTTGCTCGCACCCCACGGGGACGGGGCTCGGGGCCATCCTCTTCGGCCCCTGCATCGCCGCGGTCCTCGGCCTGATCGTCCTCGTCTTCCAGGCGGTCTTCCTCGCGCACGGCGGGATCACCACCCTCGGGGCGAACGTCTTCTCGATGGGGATCGCGGGCCCCGCCGTCGCCTACCTCATCTACAAGGCCGGGACCCGGGCGGGCGCGAACACCTACGCGACGGTCTTCGTCGCCGCGGCACTCGCCGATCTCACCACCTACGTCGTCACCTCGGTTCAGCTCGCCCTCGCCTTCCCCGGTAGCGGCGGGTTTGTCGAGGCATTCGTAGCCTTTGCCGGGATCTTCGCCGTCACCCAGGTCCCCCTTGCCATCGTCGAAGGAGCGGTCATCGCGCTGGTCTTCAAGTATATCGTCCAGCTCAAACCCGAGATCCTCACCCGCTTAAACCTCCTCTCCGAGAGCACCGTCCGGAAACTCCGGGAGGCCGCAGCATGAAGTACGGTCTCGAGATCGCGGTCGTCCTGATCATCGTCGTCTTTGCCGCAGTCTTCCTCCTGCAGGACGCCGCGATCCGCGCCTCCGGGGAGGAGGCCTGGGGCGGGGCGGACGGCGCGGCCGCAGACCTCATCGAGGCCTCGGGCTACGAGCCCTGGGCGGAACCATTCTGGGAGCCCCCGAGCGGCGAGGTCGAGTCCCTTCTCTTTGCCCTGCAGGCCGCCATCGGCGCGGTAGTCATCGGTTACGTCCTCGGCTACTGGCAGGGCAGCAGGAAAACCGCCTGATTTTTGTGGTGATCCGGCAAACCAGATGAGAGGACGGGACTGCAGTGCACACGATGCTCGATGACTTTGCCCAGGTAAATGGCCTCCGGGAGACGAGCCCGGGCCTCAAACTTTTCCTCGGGCTCGCGAGCATCCTCCTCTGCGTCTCGTCCTCCGGCCCTGCCGCCCCCCTGCTGGTCGCGGCCGCGATGAGCGCGGCGATCCTTCTCCTTGCCGGGATCCCGGCGCGTTTCTACGCCCGCCTCCTCCTCGTCCCGGTCTCGTTCGCCGCGATGAGCATCGCCGTGATCCTCTTTATCACCCCCGGCGGTGCGGTGCTCTTCGAGGTCCCCGGCCTCCCCCTCACGATAACCGCCGGCGGCGCGAGCCTCGCCGCCCTTCTCCTCGCCCGGGTCTTCGGGGGGATGTGCTCGCTCTACTTCATCGCGCTCACGACGCCGATGGCCGAAGTCTTTGATATCCTCCGCAAGCTCCGGGTGCCCGCCGTCTTCATCGACCTTGCCATGCTCACCTACCGGTTCATCTTCATCTTCATCGAGGAGGCCGGCCAGATCTACCGCTCGCAGGTGATGCGCCTCGGCTATTCGCGGTTCCGCGAGTCCGTCCAATCTTTCGGG encodes:
- a CDS encoding energy-coupling factor ABC transporter substrate-binding protein, encoding MKYGLEIAVVLIIVVFAAVFLLQDAAIRASGEEAWGGADGAAADLIEASGYEPWAEPFWEPPSGEVESLLFALQAAIGAVVIGYVLGYWQGSRKTA
- a CDS encoding PEGA domain-containing protein yields the protein MIFAGATGTGYSNTAPFWVANVTFEAVKNDGSSTPVGVVLITLDDTNGDDLISSTTVMNGTFTTKDEVPPAITLTTPVTVSSTFNIAGTITDVGGMGTAQATLANATHTVPFALTLSGSAPGYTFSEQVTWPIEDGVTLTVTATDAAGNAAAPRSQVINVVNVGFSQPAPTGYINAVPAQAQAFMSQMDKTSVGMILGSATYGPIPLVVDTTTDYARGTVPPALPDGDYWVNASGTDNFGDERYLNWTFTLDTTAPVINSFTITDSDGDGYIEAGETLTLTWDVSADPNFDRVALVDVATGQELWTSGSLSGTTTTTILDGNRDLAFRAYDRAGNFGSRGFHLYYDYMVWVNSTRMGEVSGIDTTYTAVKDISRTAVSSITLYGCTVTLPTLDSLVRTVTGVGQVTPDTYVTVDANANRTLSGSETYGNVWVLDPGVDLDFLVQVPHAHKATLVLAEANESYIADLIHGGRGGMHSVNYTELIKRTAYIFIDGGWTKITVADDGTISMDAQSGTPITNAGNISATLRHPANQVDLDGAGYRLSTQGLDAIVPASGDYALAAIAMDGDRMGIIGAMPIMVLGSAELGSISATSVVQGGSITAQFTSPCERLGVVLLRNVAYNGTAVIDAATLGANSLQVNLTYNGIPATQKLIGDIYVSPSSGKYVVANTNQATISTAGLDAGTYRVYMVGLSASGTMQAYGQHTLQITPVGSIAVTSVPTGATIYLDGADTGVVTNGTLPGVPVGTHNVTVTLAGYNPASSQVTVAAGQTATAHFALTPVAETGSIAVTSAPTGAVIYLDGTATGVVTNGVLTGVPVGTHTVAVSLGGYNPASSQVTVVANQTVAVHFALSPSGGGGGGGGGSSSSRTTSYTDAGTLSVSSSGTVIRSIIVNANDQVGNLFVPVGVKALDANGKPLTSIAFSPLAEDEVPGIPSGSVFRFAGYAYEAGPSGATFNPGITLTLNIPDDVWETLDLTDTQLKLMWYNQETGLWEEIEATVSPETKTVKATVTHFSVYALFTETVTTPVTPTETPTTVSPTTQPTTPPAAEQPAEGLPMTTILAIFAVVVIIAAAGYFFMMRK
- a CDS encoding cupredoxin domain-containing protein, translated to MKRMFGILALMVVASLMIAGCVQPAGNETGTPGATPTPTLAAETPVFTTPGQAETPMTTPVETPVETPIETPVETPMTTPVGNETPAATPAGVTETPPGPPAAVVADELISITDGGFSPSSVTVPSGTTVGWTNDASTNQTVTATGTMGFFDSGLLAPGDSFTYPFTATGNYTYTSQTSGFAGEIIVTVNTS
- the cbiQ gene encoding cobalt ECF transporter T component CbiQ produces the protein MLDDFAQVNGLRETSPGLKLFLGLASILLCVSSSGPAAPLLVAAAMSAAILLLAGIPARFYARLLLVPVSFAAMSIAVILFITPGGAVLFEVPGLPLTITAGGASLAALLLARVFGGMCSLYFIALTTPMAEVFDILRKLRVPAVFIDLAMLTYRFIFIFIEEAGQIYRSQVMRLGYSRFRESVQSFGMLAGALFLRTWESGESLVLAMDARCYDGRLGIPGEARPVSLSALATAFLYLAAVLGVSLSTGGIALA
- a CDS encoding cobyrinate a,c-diamide synthase: MRPIPRIVVAGTQSGCGKTTLASGLMAALAARGLAVQPFKVGPDFIDPTHHSAICGRTSRNLDPFMMGEAGVRETFQRACRGADIAVVEGVMGLYDGLDGTDMASTAHVAKILDAPALLAVDAKGASRSVHATVRGYAGFDPEVRVAGVVFNRIGSPRHRALIEATQSLPVYGWIPRRSDLAVASRHLGLAMAAETDALAQFGPVVEEVCNVSGILDLARSAPPLPAAPEVPDRREVGIRIGVADDAAFCFYYPDNLDRLRRAGADLISFSPASDRLPDVDALYLGGGYPELHAAALAASRCREDIRWAVDDGMPVYAECGGLVYLAEKLATGDGDFPMAGVLPADAAMTNRIQGLGYVEARVVGGGPALAPGSLVRGHEFHYSRLDCAPDARFALELLRGRGIDGGRDGLVVQNTIGQYTHAYFTEGFAEGLVRAATAYRRS
- a CDS encoding energy-coupling factor ABC transporter permease; this encodes MHIMEGFLPGPWWEIWFLVSLPFIIVGLYQLNNLVREKRETLPLLAVAGAFVFVLSSLKLPSFNGSCSHPTGTGLGAILFGPCIAAVLGLIVLVFQAVFLAHGGITTLGANVFSMGIAGPAVAYLIYKAGTRAGANTYATVFVAAALADLTTYVVTSVQLALAFPGSGGFVEAFVAFAGIFAVTQVPLAIVEGAVIALVFKYIVQLKPEILTRLNLLSESTVRKLREAAA